The DNA window GATTTTCTCTTCCGGAAGATCCATCTGCATTGGCGATTATTCCTCTTCTGTCTTGTTAAAGACGGTTTCGCCCTGCATATTCCAGTTATCGACGATTGCCATAATCACCGCGTCACAGGGTTTGTTGTGGGTGACGGAAGTCTGTCGGGCTGAACTGCCCGAAGCATACATCACCACTTCACCGATCCCTGCACCGACAGCGTCAATGGCCACGACATAATTACTGGTCAGCTTGCCGTTCAGATCCATCAATTGCAAAACCTGAAATTTCAGGCCCTCCAGTTTGATATCTTTCTGGCTGGCTACCACCGTACCGATGACTTTGCCCAATAACACGCGAAAGGCTTCCTACTTTTCGCTTTTGCGGGCATCGCTGCCTGCGTGTGCGGCCTGACGGCCCAAAGGAAGAATACTTTCAACATTGGAGTGGGGGCGAGGAATTACGTGGACAGCCACCATTTCGCCAACTTTCTCAGCTGCACGGGCACCGGCTTCGGTTGCAGCCTTACAGGCGGCAACATCACCACGTACCACGACAGTCACATAGCCACCGCCGGTTTTTTCATAACTTACCAGTTCAACCTTGGCCGCTTTGACCATGGCATCGGCTGCTTCTACGGAAGCAGCAAAACTACGGGTTTCAATCATTCCTAAGGCTTCACTCATGCGTCCAGTTCTCCTTTTATCTTTGAAGCATCAATTCTTGTTTAAATCGGATAAGGGTCTATTTTTCAACGCGGCCGTCAATATCGTGCAAAGCACTCAGAGCGGCTTCAGATGCGACGACAATGTCTTTTTCCTCACCACAGAGGTAGACACGGCCAAACGCGCCTGCTGCATAGATATTAATAATATTGATATCCGCTGCTTTTTCCGCTTCATTGGCGGCAATGGTGGCGTAACCAGCGGGGTAGGTTTCCAGAATAAACAGGCTCTGATCGGCAAGCAACATCATGCCCTTGCGGCCATAACGGTTGATCAGCATCGCCTGGTGGGGATCTACCTTGCGGATAATCTGATGAGAAACCACTTTGGGTTTAATCCGGTCTTTCTCGGTGGCGCCAATTTCACGCAGAATGGCAGCTCCGGCTTCCCGCACGTCGGCTTGGGAGTCAGAGTGCAGTTCGAGCATGCCGTAGCGGCGTTCAACGATCTGTTCTGCGGGGGTAACATTGGTGGATTTCAAGGCGATATCCATTAAGCGGTTGATTTCCATGCCAGGGGCAATTTCCACGTAAAGGGCAGCTTGTCCCTGTACGGGCAGATAACCCTGGGCCACACTGGCGGAATAGGCCGCGAACTGGGCCTGCATCTGATCA is part of the bacterium (Candidatus Blackallbacteria) CG13_big_fil_rev_8_21_14_2_50_49_14 genome and encodes:
- a CDS encoding ethanolamine utilization protein EutN; translated protein: MLLGKVIGTVVASQKDIKLEGLKFQVLQLMDLNGKLTSNYVVAIDAVGAGIGEVVMYASGSSARQTSVTHNKPCDAVIMAIVDNWNMQGETVFNKTEEE
- a CDS encoding ethanolamine utilization protein EutM (ethanolamine utilization protein; involved in the degredation of ethanolamine) codes for the protein MSEALGMIETRSFAASVEAADAMVKAAKVELVSYEKTGGGYVTVVVRGDVAACKAATEAGARAAEKVGEMVAVHVIPRPHSNVESILPLGRQAAHAGSDARKSEK